A genomic region of Bosea sp. 124 contains the following coding sequences:
- a CDS encoding metal ABC transporter permease, giving the protein MTPLYDLLIGPFAEFDFMRRALVGIVALSVSGAPIGVFLMLRRMSLTGDAMAHAILPGAAIGYLVAGFSLPAMTLGGLAAGFAVALAAGAVARVTVIKEDASLAAFYLISLALGVTIVSLRGSAVDLFHVLFGNVLALDDDVLILLSGVASLSLLTLAALYRPLVMECVDPGFLRSVSRSGGVVHLTFLGLVVLNLVAGFHALGTLLAVGLMMLPAAAARFWTADITRLILLASGFGMVAGYAGLVVSYSAGANLPAGPAIILAAGALYLGSLLIGSQGGLARRLLPRGHLQR; this is encoded by the coding sequence ATGACGCCTCTCTACGACCTCCTGATCGGCCCCTTCGCCGAGTTCGATTTCATGCGCCGCGCGCTGGTCGGCATCGTCGCGCTGTCGGTGTCGGGCGCGCCGATCGGTGTCTTCCTGATGCTCAGGCGGATGAGCCTGACCGGCGATGCGATGGCGCATGCGATCCTGCCCGGCGCCGCGATCGGCTATCTCGTCGCCGGCTTCTCGCTGCCGGCGATGACGCTGGGCGGGCTTGCTGCCGGCTTCGCGGTGGCGCTGGCGGCGGGCGCGGTGGCGCGGGTGACGGTGATCAAGGAGGATGCCTCGCTGGCTGCCTTCTATCTGATCTCGCTGGCGCTCGGCGTCACCATCGTCTCGCTGCGCGGCTCGGCGGTCGATCTCTTCCATGTCCTCTTCGGCAATGTGCTGGCGCTTGACGATGATGTGCTGATCCTGCTCTCCGGCGTGGCGAGCCTGTCGCTGCTGACGCTGGCCGCGCTCTACCGCCCGCTGGTGATGGAATGCGTCGATCCCGGCTTCCTGCGCTCGGTCAGCCGCTCGGGCGGGGTGGTTCATCTGACTTTTCTCGGCCTCGTCGTGCTCAACCTCGTCGCGGGCTTCCATGCGCTCGGCACCTTGCTCGCGGTCGGGCTGATGATGCTGCCGGCCGCTGCCGCGCGCTTCTGGACCGCCGACATCACCCGCCTGATCCTGCTCGCGAGCGGCTTCGGCATGGTCGCAGGCTATGCCGGGCTGGTCGTCTCCTATTCGGCCGGGGCCAATCTGCCGGCCGGGCCGGCGATCATCCTGGCGGCGGGGGCGCTCTATCTCGGGTCGCTCCTGATCGGTTCGCAGGGCGGGCTTGCACGGCGCCTCTTGCCTCGGGGCCATCTTCAGAGATAG
- a CDS encoding metal ABC transporter substrate-binding protein produces MPNRRAFVRAVAAGLLLTAMPLAARAQDKLPVVASFSILGDFVREVGGDRVSVTTLVGANGDAHVYSPTPADAKAMAAAKLIVVNGLKFEGWMTRLIKSSGARASIATATAGISPLKGDDDHGKAGHGHDHDVDPHAWQSVSNAKVYVGNIRDALVKADPAGKDSYEAHAARYLAQLDAVDGEIRAAIAHIPADRRKAITSHDAFGYFVKAYGIAFIAPQGVSTEAEASAKDVARIIRQVKAEKVPAVFLENVTNPRLVEQIARESGAKVGGRIYSDALSDAAGPAGTYIQMMKHNISEIEKALAAGPA; encoded by the coding sequence ATGCCTAACCGCCGCGCTTTTGTTAGGGCCGTTGCCGCCGGACTCTTGCTCACGGCCATGCCGCTGGCCGCTCGTGCGCAGGACAAACTGCCCGTCGTCGCGAGCTTCTCGATCCTCGGCGATTTCGTGCGGGAGGTCGGCGGCGATCGCGTCAGCGTCACGACGCTGGTCGGTGCCAATGGCGACGCGCATGTCTATTCGCCGACGCCGGCCGATGCGAAGGCGATGGCGGCGGCGAAGCTGATCGTCGTCAACGGCCTGAAATTCGAGGGCTGGATGACCCGCCTGATCAAGTCGTCGGGCGCCAGGGCGTCCATCGCGACGGCAACGGCCGGGATTTCCCCGCTGAAGGGCGACGACGATCATGGCAAGGCCGGGCACGGGCATGACCATGACGTCGATCCCCATGCCTGGCAGAGCGTCTCCAACGCCAAGGTCTATGTCGGCAATATCCGCGATGCGCTGGTGAAGGCCGATCCGGCTGGCAAGGACAGCTACGAGGCCCATGCGGCGCGCTATCTCGCGCAGCTTGACGCTGTGGATGGCGAGATCAGGGCCGCGATCGCGCACATCCCGGCCGACCGGCGCAAGGCGATCACTTCGCACGACGCCTTCGGCTATTTCGTCAAGGCTTATGGCATCGCCTTCATTGCGCCGCAGGGCGTGTCGACCGAGGCTGAGGCCTCGGCGAAGGATGTCGCGCGCATCATCAGGCAGGTGAAGGCCGAGAAGGTGCCGGCGGTCTTCCTCGAGAACGTCACCAATCCGAGGCTGGTCGAGCAGATCGCCCGCGAGAGCGGCGCCAAGGTCGGCGGGCGGATTTATTCCGACGCGCTTTCCGACGCGGCGGGGCCGGCCGGGACTTACATCCAGATGATGAAACACAATATAAGCGAGATCGAAAAGGCGCTCGCCGCCGGCCCGGCCTGA
- a CDS encoding GTP-binding protein, with amino-acid sequence MSEKIPVTVLTGYLGAGKTTLLNRILTEDHGKKFAVIVNEFGEAGIDGDLIVGADEEIFEMNNGCICCTVRGDLIRILDGLMKRKGKFDAIIVETTGLADPAPVAQTFFVDQDVGDATKLDAVITVTDAKWLKDRLKDAPEAKNQIAFADVIVLNKVDLVTAEELASVEAAIRAINPYAKLHKTTRCDVAIDQLLDRNAFDLDRILDIEPDFLESGHHHHHSDEVRSMSFTIPGDVDPEKFMPWINDVSQAQGPQILRSKGILAFKDEPRRFVFQGVHMILDGDLQRDWKADEARSSRLVFIGRDLNENELRKGFEACAA; translated from the coding sequence ATGTCCGAGAAAATTCCCGTCACGGTGCTCACAGGCTATCTGGGCGCCGGCAAGACCACGCTTCTGAACCGCATCCTGACCGAGGACCACGGCAAGAAATTCGCGGTCATCGTCAACGAGTTCGGCGAGGCCGGCATCGATGGCGACCTCATCGTCGGCGCCGACGAGGAAATCTTCGAGATGAACAACGGCTGCATCTGCTGCACCGTTCGTGGCGACCTGATCCGCATCCTCGACGGGTTGATGAAGCGCAAGGGCAAGTTCGACGCGATCATCGTCGAGACCACGGGCCTGGCCGATCCGGCCCCGGTCGCGCAGACCTTCTTCGTCGACCAGGATGTCGGCGACGCCACCAAGCTCGACGCCGTTATCACCGTGACCGATGCGAAGTGGCTGAAGGACCGGCTCAAGGACGCGCCCGAGGCGAAGAACCAGATCGCCTTCGCCGATGTCATCGTCCTCAACAAGGTCGACCTGGTGACGGCCGAGGAACTCGCCTCCGTCGAGGCGGCGATCCGCGCCATCAACCCCTATGCCAAGCTGCACAAGACGACGCGCTGCGACGTCGCCATCGACCAGTTGCTCGACCGCAATGCCTTCGACCTCGACCGCATCCTCGATATCGAGCCCGATTTCCTCGAATCCGGGCATCACCACCATCACTCGGACGAAGTGCGCTCGATGTCGTTCACGATTCCGGGCGATGTCGACCCCGAGAAGTTCATGCCGTGGATCAACGATGTCAGCCAGGCGCAGGGGCCGCAGATCCTGCGCTCCAAGGGCATCCTCGCCTTCAAGGACGAGCCGCGTCGTTTCGTCTTCCAGGGCGTGCACATGATCCTCGACGGCGATCTCCAGCGCGACTGGAAGGCCGACGAGGCACGCTCCTCGCGCCTCGTCTTCATCGGGCGCGACCTGAACGAGAACGAGCTGCGCAAGGGGTTTGAGGCCTGCGCGGCGTAG